The Schistocerca gregaria isolate iqSchGreg1 chromosome 1, iqSchGreg1.2, whole genome shotgun sequence genome includes a window with the following:
- the LOC126361402 gene encoding uncharacterized protein LOC126361402 isoform X1 yields the protein MQTHKIVGAVTISAHDFTFVAQYTSEFWLSLLEILITSMKNIHLDEANKGNNMDVDIADASVPSPEARSRQFKQCGDEERLSVLQEAQASSKKLKTGQRMRQHVREMTPYDWSCQRRLRKTLEEAAVSRREERHKAKDLHQAVPPSRPAANGYSGRASIWAPGGFNPLLDLSHLLNSPEWQQDGA from the exons ATGCAGACACACAAAATCGTTGGCGCAGTGACAATATCAGCGCACGATTTTACGTTTGTGGCGCAGTACACATCAGAGTTTTGGCTGAGTTTGTTG GAAATTTTGATCACCTCAATGAAGAATATCCACTTAGACGAAGCGAACAAAGGCAACAACAT GGACGTGGACATCGCTGATGCGTCCGTACCGTCACCGGAGGCGCGCAGCCGCCAGTTCAAGCAGTGCGGCGACGAGGAGCGGCTGTCAGTGCTGCAGGAGGCCCAGGCGAGCAGCAAGAAGCTGAAGACCGGCCAGCGCATGCGGCAGCACGTGCGCGAGATGACGCCGTACGACTGGAGCTGTCAGCGTCGCTTGCGGAAGACGCTCGAGGAGGCGGCGGTGTCGCGGAGGGAGGAGCGCCATAAGGCGAAGGACCTGCATCAGGCGGTACCGCCGAGCCGCCCCGCCGCCAACGGCTACAGTGGACGCGCCAGCATCTGGGCCCCGGGGGGGTTCAACCCGCTGCTCGACCTGAGCCACCTGCTCAACAGCCCCGAGTGGCAACAGGACGGGGCTTAG
- the LOC126361402 gene encoding uncharacterized protein LOC126361402 isoform X3 has protein sequence MKNIHLDEANKGNNMDVDIADASVPSPEARSRQFKQCGDEERLSVLQEAQASSKKLKTGQRMRQHVREMTPYDWSCQRRLRKTLEEAAVSRREERHKAKDLHQAVPPSRPAANGYSGRASIWAPGGFNPLLDLSHLLNSPEWQQDGA, from the exons ATGAAGAATATCCACTTAGACGAAGCGAACAAAGGCAACAACAT GGACGTGGACATCGCTGATGCGTCCGTACCGTCACCGGAGGCGCGCAGCCGCCAGTTCAAGCAGTGCGGCGACGAGGAGCGGCTGTCAGTGCTGCAGGAGGCCCAGGCGAGCAGCAAGAAGCTGAAGACCGGCCAGCGCATGCGGCAGCACGTGCGCGAGATGACGCCGTACGACTGGAGCTGTCAGCGTCGCTTGCGGAAGACGCTCGAGGAGGCGGCGGTGTCGCGGAGGGAGGAGCGCCATAAGGCGAAGGACCTGCATCAGGCGGTACCGCCGAGCCGCCCCGCCGCCAACGGCTACAGTGGACGCGCCAGCATCTGGGCCCCGGGGGGGTTCAACCCGCTGCTCGACCTGAGCCACCTGCTCAACAGCCCCGAGTGGCAACAGGACGGGGCTTAG
- the LOC126361402 gene encoding uncharacterized protein LOC126361402 isoform X2, with translation MIDASRPEEILITSMKNIHLDEANKGNNMDVDIADASVPSPEARSRQFKQCGDEERLSVLQEAQASSKKLKTGQRMRQHVREMTPYDWSCQRRLRKTLEEAAVSRREERHKAKDLHQAVPPSRPAANGYSGRASIWAPGGFNPLLDLSHLLNSPEWQQDGA, from the exons GAAATTTTGATCACCTCAATGAAGAATATCCACTTAGACGAAGCGAACAAAGGCAACAACAT GGACGTGGACATCGCTGATGCGTCCGTACCGTCACCGGAGGCGCGCAGCCGCCAGTTCAAGCAGTGCGGCGACGAGGAGCGGCTGTCAGTGCTGCAGGAGGCCCAGGCGAGCAGCAAGAAGCTGAAGACCGGCCAGCGCATGCGGCAGCACGTGCGCGAGATGACGCCGTACGACTGGAGCTGTCAGCGTCGCTTGCGGAAGACGCTCGAGGAGGCGGCGGTGTCGCGGAGGGAGGAGCGCCATAAGGCGAAGGACCTGCATCAGGCGGTACCGCCGAGCCGCCCCGCCGCCAACGGCTACAGTGGACGCGCCAGCATCTGGGCCCCGGGGGGGTTCAACCCGCTGCTCGACCTGAGCCACCTGCTCAACAGCCCCGAGTGGCAACAGGACGGGGCTTAG